A stretch of the Methanobacterium formicicum genome encodes the following:
- a CDS encoding roadblock/LC7 domain-containing protein → LMGLREDIGSLLKELLERAPGDVNGVAVLRPDGLMISSALPSGTDEKRVAAMAAAMVGTSQRTCDELERGDLNQVVIDGAIGKAILSYAGKKAVLAALSPGEVNLGLALLELERTALKVKEVMEA, encoded by the coding sequence TTTAATGGGATTAAGAGAGGATATTGGTAGTCTTTTGAAAGAGTTACTGGAGCGTGCTCCGGGGGATGTTAATGGAGTGGCTGTGCTGCGACCGGATGGTTTGATGATCTCTTCGGCCCTTCCCAGTGGTACTGATGAGAAAAGGGTGGCGGCTATGGCTGCGGCCATGGTGGGTACTTCCCAGAGAACCTGTGATGAGCTGGAAAGGGGAGATCTTAACCAGGTGGTTATCGATGGTGCCATTGGTAAGGCCATTCTGTCCTATGCTGGTAAGAAGGCGGTGCTGGCTGCACTATCCCCGGGGGAAGTGAACCTGGGACTGGCCCTCCTGGAACTGGAGAGAACCGCACTAAAAGTAAAAGAAGTCATGGAAGCATAA